The nucleotide window GACAACTATGAGCGGTATTTGCCGGCCGCCAAGCGGATCATGGATTCGCTGGCGATTAAATAGGGCTGAGAGGGATACGACAATGAATGAACCGGCGGGGGCGATTTTCCGCGAGGAGCAGCAGTTCCGCCAGCGGTGGCTGTGGCTGGTGAATGTGGCTACAGCCGGGATAGCCTGGTACGGGTTCGTGAGTCAGGTGGTTATGGGGCGGCCGTTCGGCGATAACCCGGCTTCGAATGTGATGCTGACGGTGATCTGGCTGGCGTTCGGCATCGGCATGCCGGTGTTTTTCCGCCTGCTGCGGCTGGTGACGGTGGTGAGCCCGGCGGGGGTGCATTTCCGGTTTGCGCCGTTCCATTTTGCGTACCGGGTGCTGCCGCCGGCGTATATCCACGCTTATGAGGCGCGCACCTACAGGCCGCTGGTGGAGTACGGCGGCTGGGGCATCCGCTCGGGACGGGGCGGGGACGCTTACAATGTGAGCGGCGACCGGGGCGTGCAGTTCGTGTTGGCCGACGGCAAGCGGATTCTGATCGGGACGCAGCGGGCGGAGGAGTTCGTGGCGGCGCTGGACAGGATTGCGCCGAATGAAAAAGCCTGAACCTTTGAGGGTTCAGGCTTTTGTTATGTTTATTAACCTACCTGCTCGGCGGCGCCGGCGACCCGGTCGCGGAGGACTCGCTTCAGTATTTTGCCGGTCTGGTTTTTGGGGAGGGCGTCGAGGACGACGAAGTCACGGGGGAGTTTGTAGGCGGCGAGGTTGGCGGCGAGGTAGTCGCGGACGGCTTTTTTGTCGAGGGTGTGGCCTTCGGCGAGGACGAGGTAGGCCCGCACGGCCTGGCCGCGCAGTTCGTCGGGGATGCCGATGACGGCGGCTTCGGTGACGCCGGGGTAGGCGTAGAGCAGTTCTTCGATTTCGCGGGGGTAGACATTTTCGCCGTTGGCGATGATGAGGTCTTTGAGCCGGTCGACGATGAAGAAGTAGCCTTCGGTGTCGCGGTAGGCGAGGTCGCCGGTGTGCAGCCAGCCGTCGCGCAGGGCGAGGGAGGTTTCGAGCGGCAGGTTGTAGTAGCCCTGCATGACGCTGGGGCCTTTGACGACGATTTCGCCGACGGCGCCGGGGGCGAGGGGTTCGCCTTTGGGGCCGACGACTTTGACGTCAAGACCGGGCAGGGGTTTGCCGATGGAGTAGTATTTGGTTTTGGACGGCGGGTTGAGGGTGACGACGGGCGAGGCTTCGGAGAGGCCGTAGCCTTCGATGATGGGGACGCCGTGCTTTTCCTCGAACTGCCGGGCGATTTTTTCGGGGAGGGGGGCGCCGCCGGAGACGAAGATGCGCACGCCGGCGAGGTCGCCGGGTTCGCCGGCGCGGGCGAGGACGTTATACATGGGCGGTACGCCGTACATGACGGTGACGCCGTATTCTTTGATGGCGGCGATTGTTTCCTTGGGGGTGAAGCCGTCGAGGACGGTGACGGACGCGCCGCAGAGGAGGGGGTTGAGGACGGCGCAGGTCCAGGCGAAGCAGTGGTACATGGGGAGGACGCAGAGGACGTTGTCGGCGGCGGTGACGGTCAGCGCTTCGCGGAAG belongs to Sporomusaceae bacterium and includes:
- a CDS encoding DUF6141 family protein codes for the protein MNEPAGAIFREEQQFRQRWLWLVNVATAGIAWYGFVSQVVMGRPFGDNPASNVMLTVIWLAFGIGMPVFFRLLRLVTVVSPAGVHFRFAPFHFAYRVLPPAYIHAYEARTYRPLVEYGGWGIRSGRGGDAYNVSGDRGVQFVLADGKRILIGTQRAEEFVAALDRIAPNEKA
- a CDS encoding long-chain-fatty-acid--CoA ligase; this encodes MLVHQLISRGTDDTVAFYGKENPTYKQLRAQVAAWRAFLHASGVTAGDNVGLTARNAVEFVYSYMAVVSLGAVVVPLNFQLTAREIAYIVNDARIRHLITAEPLDLGAELERCGYQGDLAQYVIPAVKARLAAAAFPPAPDADAGLEADSHCAIIYTSGTTGNPKGAVLSHGNLVGNAAAFREALTVTAADNVLCVLPMYHCFAWTCAVLNPLLCGASVTVLDGFTPKETIAAIKEYGVTVMYGVPPMYNVLARAGEPGDLAGVRIFVSGGAPLPEKIARQFEEKHGVPIIEGYGLSEASPVVTLNPPSKTKYYSIGKPLPGLDVKVVGPKGEPLAPGAVGEIVVKGPSVMQGYYNLPLETSLALRDGWLHTGDLAYRDTEGYFFIVDRLKDLIIANGENVYPREIEELLYAYPGVTEAAVIGIPDELRGQAVRAYLVLAEGHTLDKKAVRDYLAANLAAYKLPRDFVVLDALPKNQTGKILKRVLRDRVAGAAEQVG